CGCTCAATCGTCAGGCATTGCACAACGACGCCGAGCAAATTCATGTGGCAATGTGGCCCAACGTACATGAAATGCATCAGGTGGCAAGCCGACAATATGCCTTTGAGGGGCGTTGTTTTGTATTGGCAGCCGGACAAATGCTCAAAGCTAAAGATTTGCCCGAAGAGCTTACCTTGCCCGAAAACCTTGCGGCCAACCCTGAACAATATATTTTGCGGGGAGGAAGCTGTATCATAGCTCCCGATGGCAGGTACATTGTTCCGCCTGTGTTCGACAAAGAGGAGATCGTGACTGCCGAAATAGACTTGCAGGAAATGTATTACGAAAAAATGACTTTGGACACCTCAGGGCATTATTACCGCCCCGATATCTTTAGTTTTTCTGTCAATAAAAAACGCTCAGGTTTTTAATGAACCTTTGACCAGTTTTTGCCTGAATTTAGCCTACGGGCACTTGCCAAATTTTATTTGGAATATTTTTTTATATTTGTAAAACCAGAACCTGCAAATGGTTGTTAGTTTGGCAATAATGCCATTCCTTTACAGTAACAATAGTATGTTTAAATTTTGTCATTGGAGTTAAAAATTATTTTTCAGCCCATTAGTGATCTGGAAAAAATAAGATGTGCCAATTTAAGAAAATATATTGTTCTCAGACAATTCAAAAAAAACGGTGCATAGCCAAAGGTATGAGGCTTTTTTTTTGAGAAGAATGAGGGCAATAGATACACTTTAATGGCTCAAATTATTTATGAAAGATCACTTACACAATGTTTAAATGTATTTATAAGTATTAAAAACACAAACAGGGCATTGAAAAACGATGCGGTTGTTGAACCAATGCCTGACACTAATAGATGAGAAGATATGAAAGAAACCCAAAATAAAACGACCTTAAAAGCACCCATTAAGGACAAGCAAACCAAATTGGGTAAACCCAAATGGTTGAAACTTCAAATACCTACAGGCAAAGAGTATTTAAAAGTAGACAAAATTGTAGAAGATCATGGTTTGCATACAATATGTCGCAGCGGTAAGTGCCCTAATATTGGCGAATGTTGGGGGAGTGGTACTGCTACACTAATGATTTTGGGTGATGTATGTACCCGTGCGTGTACTTTTTGTTCGGTAAAAACCGGACGACCTGATACAGTAGACTGGAAAGAACCCATGCGGGTAGCAAAATCGGTGCAGTTGATGGGGCTTAAGCACGCAGTGATTACATCGGTAGACCGTGATGATTTGAAAGACGGGGGGGCTTCGGTATGGCAAGCGACCATTCAGGCGATCAAAAAACTCAACCCGGAAACCACCATGGAGGTATTGATTCCTGATTTTAAGGGCAAGCCCGAAAACATTCAATTAGTAATAGACGCAAAACCCGAAGTGATTTCGCACAACATGGAAACTGTTCGCCGTCT
The window above is part of the Microscilla marina ATCC 23134 genome. Proteins encoded here:
- the lipA gene encoding lipoyl synthase, yielding MKETQNKTTLKAPIKDKQTKLGKPKWLKLQIPTGKEYLKVDKIVEDHGLHTICRSGKCPNIGECWGSGTATLMILGDVCTRACTFCSVKTGRPDTVDWKEPMRVAKSVQLMGLKHAVITSVDRDDLKDGGASVWQATIQAIKKLNPETTMEVLIPDFKGKPENIQLVIDAKPEVISHNMETVRRLTREVRRNSNYDRSLSVLKFVAEAGIRAKSGVMVGLGETEEEVLETMDDLRANGVEVLTIGQYLQPTKDHRKVYEYIKPEVFERYRVAGLEKGFRHVESGPMVRSSYHAEKHVH